One stretch of Streptomyces sp. A2-16 DNA includes these proteins:
- a CDS encoding 5-dehydro-4-deoxyglucarate dehydratase, whose amino-acid sequence MARVTSDPDTARRLREGMARGVLSFPLTSFHDDGGLDPDGFRAHVAAQIATGPGAVFPACGTGEFFSLDEDEYRQVVTIAVEEAGGRVPVVAGTGYGWAQAVRFARIAEEAGADALLVLPHYLVAAPQDGLVAQLEQIAARTRLPLIAYQRGQVAFGLDAFRRITGIPGVIGLKDGHSDLDRLQRLTLAAPEDFLFFNGASTAEIQARAYATVGVPAYSSAVHAFAPEIADAFFGALRDGDRGHGTVEKLLRDFYVPLVELRDRVPGYAVSLVKAAARLRGRPVGPVRAPLTDPSDADLADLRLLLTTGLDLVGAAL is encoded by the coding sequence ATGGCGAGGGTGACCTCCGACCCGGACACGGCCCGACGGCTGCGGGAGGGCATGGCACGCGGTGTGCTGTCGTTCCCGCTCACGAGCTTCCACGACGACGGCGGCCTCGACCCGGACGGCTTCCGCGCCCACGTCGCCGCGCAGATCGCCACAGGACCCGGCGCGGTCTTCCCCGCCTGCGGCACCGGTGAGTTCTTCTCCCTGGACGAGGACGAGTACCGCCAGGTCGTCACCATCGCGGTCGAGGAGGCCGGCGGCCGGGTGCCCGTCGTCGCCGGGACCGGCTACGGCTGGGCGCAGGCCGTCCGCTTCGCCCGCATCGCCGAGGAGGCGGGGGCCGACGCCCTGCTGGTCCTCCCGCACTACCTGGTCGCCGCCCCGCAGGACGGGCTGGTCGCCCAGCTGGAGCAGATCGCGGCGCGAACCCGGCTGCCGCTCATCGCCTACCAGCGCGGCCAGGTCGCCTTCGGCCTGGACGCGTTCCGGCGCATCACCGGGATCCCCGGGGTCATCGGGCTCAAGGACGGGCACAGCGACCTCGACCGGCTCCAGCGCCTCACACTGGCCGCGCCCGAGGACTTCCTGTTCTTCAACGGCGCCTCCACCGCCGAGATCCAGGCCCGCGCCTACGCCACCGTCGGCGTCCCCGCCTACTCCTCCGCCGTCCACGCCTTCGCCCCCGAGATCGCCGACGCGTTCTTCGGCGCACTGCGCGACGGCGACCGGGGCCACGGCACCGTCGAGAAGCTGCTGCGCGACTTCTACGTTCCGCTCGTCGAGCTCCGGGACCGGGTGCCCGGGTACGCCGTCTCCCTGGTGAAGGCGGCGGCACGGCTGCGGGGGCGCCCGGTCGGACCCGTGCGCGCACCCCTCACCGACCCGTCCGACGCCGACCTGGCCGACCTGCGCCTGCTGCTGACCACCGGCCTCGACCTCGTAGGAGCCGCGCTGTGA
- a CDS encoding IclR family transcriptional regulator, whose translation MSETGAERPETGGVREVKSAARTVELLELLAARGDRPARLQELADALGVPRSSMYALLQTLISRGWVRTDVTGSLYGIGIHALLTGTSYLDSDPRVRIVRPYLDEASQALGETIHLGRLDGRDVAYLATRESHEYLRTISRVGRRLPAHVGALGKALLAERPDERLPEGPYEALTPNSHTTRDTLLTDLTEVRARGYSIDREEGVLGIVGFGFALRYDSPAQDAISCSVPVARLTPEHEQRIVAVMREIRAKIEATAPGAGGAPHWR comes from the coding sequence ATGTCGGAGACAGGGGCCGAGCGCCCGGAGACCGGGGGCGTCCGCGAGGTGAAGTCGGCCGCCCGCACGGTCGAGCTCCTCGAACTGCTGGCCGCGCGCGGCGACCGCCCGGCCCGGCTCCAGGAGCTCGCGGACGCGCTGGGCGTGCCGCGCAGTTCGATGTACGCGCTGCTCCAGACGCTGATCTCGCGCGGCTGGGTCCGCACCGACGTCACCGGATCGCTCTACGGCATCGGCATCCACGCCCTGCTCACCGGCACCAGCTACCTGGACTCCGATCCGCGCGTACGGATCGTGCGGCCGTATCTCGACGAGGCGTCCCAGGCGCTGGGCGAGACCATCCACCTGGGCCGGCTCGACGGCCGGGACGTGGCCTATCTGGCGACGCGCGAGTCGCACGAGTACCTGCGCACGATCAGCAGGGTGGGCCGCCGGCTGCCGGCGCACGTCGGCGCGCTGGGCAAGGCACTGCTGGCCGAGCGGCCCGACGAACGGCTCCCCGAGGGGCCGTACGAGGCGCTCACACCGAACTCCCACACCACCCGCGACACCCTGCTGACCGACCTCACCGAGGTGCGCGCCCGCGGCTACTCGATCGACCGCGAGGAGGGCGTCCTCGGCATCGTCGGCTTCGGCTTCGCCCTGCGCTACGACTCCCCCGCCCAGGACGCCATCAGCTGCTCGGTCCCCGTGGCCCGCCTCACGCCGGAGCACGAACAGCGGATCGTCGCGGTGATGCGGGAGATCAGGGCCAAGATCGAGGCGACGGCACCGGGTGCGGGAGGCGCCCCGCACTGGCGTTAG
- a CDS encoding MFS transporter has translation MFARRSTLPWPLIALFTAGYLAPYLLPTTVGRLDSGLPLTATEAGAVGSALLLSSAAAGFLLASRVDRFGPRTLARIGLTLAVLGYGGAALVHAVPAVVVGALIGGFGSGTSTAVAATGIAAQPDPHRTTTVGLLGVSALAGAVYLAVPHLGPGHGRPLAAIALTALAVWPLTGRLPLRTAPARGRDTATPLPHRRSGLLLAATLLCWSLAQNALWGVSGRIGLAQAHLSEATVGAVFAIALGAGLLGVVGAGALGPRLGRALPIGGGTVLIAACITLSASATDLTSFATGEIAWNTLYPIVLSYVIGLAASLDPRGRWAVLVGSASSLGTAAGPLTGSLLASRAGFPVMGTVLAAGLLLIAVPMTLVALGAGRRTLPVVEIQVETQAYDRATAA, from the coding sequence GTGTTCGCCCGTCGCTCCACCCTGCCCTGGCCCCTCATTGCCCTTTTCACGGCCGGCTACCTCGCCCCCTACCTGCTGCCGACCACCGTCGGCAGGCTCGACTCGGGGCTTCCGCTCACCGCCACCGAGGCCGGTGCCGTCGGCAGCGCGCTGCTGCTGAGTTCGGCGGCGGCGGGCTTCCTGCTCGCCTCCCGCGTCGACCGCTTCGGCCCCCGCACCCTCGCCCGCATCGGCCTGACCCTCGCCGTCCTCGGCTACGGCGGCGCCGCCCTCGTCCACGCGGTCCCGGCGGTCGTCGTGGGCGCCCTGATCGGCGGTTTCGGATCCGGTACGTCGACGGCGGTGGCCGCCACCGGCATCGCCGCCCAGCCGGACCCGCACCGCACCACCACGGTCGGTCTCCTCGGCGTCTCCGCCCTCGCGGGCGCCGTCTACCTGGCCGTCCCGCACCTGGGCCCCGGCCACGGCCGGCCCCTCGCCGCGATCGCCCTCACCGCGCTGGCGGTCTGGCCCCTGACCGGCCGTCTCCCGCTGCGCACGGCCCCCGCCCGCGGCCGGGACACCGCCACCCCGCTCCCCCACCGCCGCTCCGGCCTGCTCCTCGCCGCCACCCTGCTCTGCTGGTCCCTCGCCCAGAACGCCCTGTGGGGTGTCAGCGGCCGCATCGGGCTCGCCCAGGCCCACCTCTCCGAGGCGACGGTCGGCGCGGTCTTCGCGATCGCCCTCGGCGCGGGCCTGCTGGGCGTCGTCGGCGCGGGCGCCCTCGGCCCCCGGCTCGGCCGCGCGCTGCCCATCGGCGGCGGCACGGTCCTCATCGCCGCCTGCATCACCCTCAGCGCCTCCGCGACCGACCTGACGTCCTTCGCGACCGGTGAGATCGCGTGGAACACGCTCTACCCGATCGTCCTGTCGTACGTCATCGGCCTGGCCGCCTCCCTGGACCCCCGAGGCCGCTGGGCGGTCCTGGTCGGCTCGGCATCCTCACTGGGCACGGCGGCAGGCCCCCTGACCGGCAGCCTCCTCGCGTCCCGGGCCGGCTTCCCGGTCATGGGCACGGTCCTGGCGGCGGGCCTGCTGCTGATCGCGGTGCCGATGACGCTGGTGGCGCTGGGCGCGGGCAGGCGAACCCTCCCGGTGGTGGAGATCCAGGTGGAAACCCAGGCCTACGACAGGGCGACGGCGGCGTAG
- a CDS encoding adenosine deaminase: MSLPKAELHLHIEGTLEPELAFELAARNGVELPYASTDELRKAYDFEDLQSFLNLYYELMAVLRTERDFEDLANAYLARAAAHGVRHAEIFFDPQAHVARGVEMGTVVEGLWRALGDSSRNHGVSTQLIMCFLRDESAESALATLEAAKPYLDRIVGVGLDSAEVGHPPVKFREVYEAAAALGLRRVAHAGEEGPPEYIVEALDVLGVERIDHGLRCVESPELVERLVRDRVPLTLCPLSNVRLRTVDVLGDHPLPAMLDAGLMCTVNSDDPAYFGGYAGDNFEAVQQTLGLGQERLRELARNSFLASFLEHDEELRARYLAEVEAYEF, from the coding sequence ATGTCCCTCCCCAAAGCTGAACTGCACCTGCACATCGAAGGCACCCTGGAACCGGAGCTGGCTTTCGAGCTGGCCGCGCGCAACGGCGTCGAGCTCCCGTACGCCTCCACGGACGAGCTCCGCAAGGCCTACGACTTCGAGGACCTCCAGTCCTTCCTGAACCTGTACTACGAGCTCATGGCCGTCCTGCGCACCGAGCGGGACTTCGAGGACCTGGCGAACGCCTATCTCGCCCGGGCCGCCGCGCATGGGGTGCGGCACGCGGAGATCTTCTTCGACCCGCAGGCGCACGTCGCGCGGGGTGTGGAGATGGGGACGGTCGTCGAGGGGCTGTGGCGGGCGCTGGGCGACAGCTCGCGGAACCACGGCGTGTCGACGCAGCTGATCATGTGCTTCCTGCGGGACGAGTCCGCGGAGTCCGCCTTGGCGACCCTCGAGGCCGCGAAGCCGTATCTCGACCGGATCGTCGGGGTCGGGCTCGACTCCGCCGAGGTGGGGCATCCGCCGGTGAAGTTCCGCGAGGTGTACGAGGCCGCGGCGGCGCTGGGGCTGCGGAGGGTGGCGCACGCCGGGGAGGAGGGGCCGCCGGAGTACATCGTCGAGGCGCTGGACGTGCTGGGCGTGGAGCGGATCGACCACGGGCTGCGGTGCGTGGAGTCGCCGGAGCTCGTGGAGCGGCTGGTGCGGGACCGGGTGCCGCTGACTCTGTGTCCCCTGTCCAATGTGCGGCTGCGGACGGTCGACGTGCTGGGTGATCATCCGTTGCCGGCGATGCTGGACGCCGGGCTGATGTGCACGGTGAACTCCGACGACCCGGCCTATTTCGGGGGTTACGCGGGGGACAACTTCGAGGCCGTTCAGCAGACTCTCGGGCTCGGCCAGGAGCGGTTGCGGGAGCTTGCCCGCAACTCCTTCCTCGCGTCCTTCCTGGAGCACGACGAGGAGCTGCGGGCTCGGTACCTCGCCGAAGTCGAGGCGTACGAGTTCTGA
- a CDS encoding ribonuclease Z codes for MSVRELVVLGTASQVPTRHRNHNGYLLRWDGEGILFDPGEGTQRQMLRAGVAAHDLNRICVTHFHGDHSLGLAGVIQRINLDRVPHEITAHYPKSGQRFFDRLRYATAYRETVRLTEAPVAEDGVIARTGGCTLEARRLSHPVESYGYRLTEPDGRRMLPDRLAAQGIKGPDVGRIQREGSLNGVLLDDVSEIRSGQRFAFVMDTRLCDGVHALADGVDLLVIESTFLDEDEQLAVEHGHLTAGQAARVARDAGVRHLVLTHFSQRYAEPEEFERQARAAGYEGELTVAHDLLRVPVPKRR; via the coding sequence GTGTCCGTACGTGAGTTGGTCGTCCTCGGCACCGCCAGCCAGGTCCCCACCAGACACCGCAACCACAACGGCTACCTGCTGCGCTGGGACGGCGAGGGCATCCTCTTCGACCCCGGCGAGGGCACCCAGCGCCAGATGCTGCGCGCCGGGGTCGCCGCCCACGACCTCAACCGGATCTGTGTCACCCACTTCCACGGCGACCACTCCCTGGGCCTCGCGGGCGTGATCCAGCGCATCAACCTCGACCGGGTCCCGCACGAGATCACCGCCCACTACCCGAAGTCGGGGCAGCGTTTCTTCGACCGGTTGCGGTACGCGACGGCGTACCGGGAGACCGTCCGGCTCACCGAGGCGCCGGTCGCCGAGGACGGGGTGATCGCACGGACCGGCGGCTGCACCCTGGAGGCCCGCAGGCTCTCCCACCCCGTCGAGTCCTACGGCTACCGCCTCACGGAACCCGACGGCCGCCGCATGCTCCCCGACCGTCTCGCCGCGCAGGGCATCAAGGGGCCCGACGTCGGACGCATCCAGCGCGAGGGTTCGCTCAACGGCGTCCTGCTCGACGACGTCAGTGAGATCCGGAGCGGTCAGCGGTTCGCGTTCGTCATGGACACCCGCCTCTGCGACGGCGTCCACGCCCTCGCGGACGGCGTCGACCTGCTCGTCATCGAGTCGACCTTCCTCGACGAGGACGAGCAACTCGCGGTGGAGCACGGCCACCTGACCGCCGGTCAGGCCGCGAGGGTCGCCCGGGACGCCGGTGTGCGGCATCTCGTGCTCACGCACTTCAGTCAGCGCTACGCCGAGCCGGAGGAGTTCGAACGGCAGGCGCGGGCGGCCGGGTACGAGGGCGAGCTGACCGTGGCCCACGACCTGCTGCGGGTACCGGTTCCGAAACGGCGATAA
- a CDS encoding histidine triad nucleotide-binding protein: MAGEPQDDCLFCKIVAGQIPATIVRETDTTVAFRDINPQAPTHVLVIPKAHYENAAVLAAAAPELAADVLRETQAVADDEKLESYRTVFNTGSGAGQTVWHAHAHVVGGRGLQWPPG; encoded by the coding sequence ATGGCAGGGGAACCCCAGGACGACTGCCTGTTCTGCAAGATCGTCGCAGGTCAGATCCCGGCGACCATCGTTCGCGAGACAGACACCACCGTCGCCTTCCGGGACATCAACCCGCAGGCCCCCACCCACGTCCTGGTGATCCCCAAGGCCCACTACGAGAACGCAGCGGTTCTCGCCGCCGCCGCCCCGGAACTTGCCGCGGACGTCCTGCGCGAGACCCAGGCCGTCGCCGACGACGAGAAGCTGGAGAGCTACCGCACCGTCTTCAACACCGGCAGCGGCGCCGGCCAGACCGTCTGGCACGCCCACGCCCATGTGGTCGGAGGCCGCGGCCTCCAGTGGCCCCCCGGGTGA
- a CDS encoding S41 family peptidase, producing MTQPATSAYLRFPHLQGELVAFTAEDDVWLAPLDGGRAWRVSADNVPVTHPRISPDGTTVAWTSTRDGAPEVHIAPVDGGPGRRLTHWGSVRTQVRGWTPDGEVLAITTHGQASLRRSWAHTVPLDGGPGTTLPFGPVGHVAHGPATVILSAPMGREAAWWKRYRGGTAGKLWIDRDGDGEFVRLHDDLDGNLEYPVWAGDRIAFLSDHEGTGAVYSSLADGSDLRRHTPLDGYYARHASGDGTRIVYTSAGELWILDDLDCAEPRRLEVRLGGQRADRQPYSLDASRWFGSAAPDHTARGSAVAVRGAVHWVTHRSGPARALAAEPGVRARLPRTFRTEGEEWVVWVTDAEGDDALEFAPATGLAPGATPRRLAAGQLGRVLGLAMAPDGSRAAVAAHDGRVLLVERETGEVREVDRSEDGDVRGLTFSPDSAWLAWAHPGPGPLSQLRLANTTDLSVTEATPLRFQDYAPAFTLDGKHLAFLSNRAFDPVYDEHVFDLAFVVGDRPHLITLAATTPSPFGPQRHGRPFEAPDKDETPDSEGTPTTRVDLEGLADRIVPFPVEAGRYSNLRAAKDGLLWLRHPVRGVLGSSRATPDDPDPKTDLQRYDLAQQRLEHLATDADHFAVSGDGKRVLLWTDGRLKVVPSDRRASGDDDSDTNVSVDLGRVRQTVDPSAEWRQMYEETGRIMRDQFWRPDMSGVDWAGVLDRYRPVLDRLATHDDLVDLLWEVHGELGTSHAYVTPRGNHGHGPRQGLLGADISRHEDGPQGSPVWRIDRILPTETSDPHARSPLAAPGVAVRAGDAIVAVGGHPVDPVTGPGPLLVGTADKPIELTVSPSGGGELRHAVVVPISDEEPLRYHAWVADRRAYVHEKSGGRLGYLHVPDMQAPGWAQIHRDLRVEVAREGLVVDVRENRGGHTSQLVVEKLARRIVGWAVPRGMRPYSYPWDAPRGPVVAVANEFSGSDGDIVNAAIKALGIGPVVGTRTWGGVIGIDSRYRLVDGTLITQPKYAFWLEGYEWGVENHGVDPDVEVVQRPQDYAAGRDAQLDEAVRIALEALEASPAKTPPTSPR from the coding sequence GTGACACAGCCTGCGACGTCTGCATATCTCCGGTTTCCGCATCTGCAGGGCGAGTTGGTGGCCTTCACCGCCGAGGACGACGTGTGGCTCGCGCCGCTCGACGGCGGACGCGCCTGGCGGGTCAGCGCGGACAACGTCCCGGTCACCCACCCCCGCATCTCGCCCGACGGCACCACCGTCGCCTGGACCTCCACCCGCGACGGCGCGCCCGAGGTGCACATCGCCCCGGTCGACGGCGGACCCGGCAGAAGGCTGACCCACTGGGGCAGTGTGCGCACCCAGGTGCGCGGCTGGACCCCGGACGGCGAGGTCCTCGCCATCACCACCCACGGCCAGGCCAGCCTGCGGCGCAGCTGGGCGCACACCGTCCCGCTCGACGGCGGACCCGGCACCACCCTTCCGTTCGGGCCCGTCGGCCATGTCGCCCACGGCCCGGCGACCGTGATCCTCTCCGCGCCCATGGGCCGGGAGGCCGCCTGGTGGAAGCGGTACCGGGGCGGCACGGCGGGCAAGCTGTGGATCGACCGCGACGGCGACGGCGAGTTCGTCCGGCTCCACGACGACCTGGACGGCAACCTGGAGTACCCGGTGTGGGCGGGCGACCGGATCGCCTTCCTCTCCGACCACGAGGGCACCGGAGCCGTCTACTCCTCCCTCGCCGACGGCTCCGACCTGCGACGGCACACCCCCCTCGACGGCTACTACGCCCGGCACGCCTCCGGTGACGGCACCCGGATCGTCTACACCAGCGCCGGTGAGCTGTGGATCCTCGACGACCTCGACTGCGCCGAGCCGCGCCGTCTCGAGGTCCGGCTCGGCGGACAGCGCGCCGACCGGCAGCCGTACTCGCTGGACGCCTCCCGCTGGTTCGGCTCGGCCGCCCCCGACCACACCGCGCGCGGCAGCGCGGTCGCCGTGCGCGGCGCCGTCCACTGGGTCACCCACCGCTCGGGCCCGGCCCGCGCCCTGGCCGCCGAACCCGGCGTCCGGGCCCGGCTGCCGCGCACCTTCCGCACGGAGGGCGAGGAGTGGGTGGTGTGGGTGACGGACGCGGAGGGCGACGACGCCCTGGAGTTCGCGCCCGCCACCGGACTCGCCCCCGGCGCCACCCCGCGCCGCCTCGCCGCCGGACAGCTCGGCCGCGTCCTGGGTCTCGCCATGGCCCCCGACGGCAGCCGGGCCGCGGTCGCCGCGCACGACGGCCGCGTGCTGCTCGTCGAGCGGGAGACCGGCGAGGTCCGCGAGGTCGACCGCAGCGAGGACGGCGACGTACGGGGCCTGACCTTCTCGCCCGACTCGGCCTGGCTCGCCTGGGCGCACCCCGGCCCCGGCCCGCTCTCCCAGCTCCGTCTCGCCAACACCACCGATCTCTCGGTCACCGAGGCCACCCCCCTGCGCTTCCAGGACTACGCCCCCGCCTTCACCCTCGACGGCAAGCACCTGGCCTTCCTCTCCAACCGCGCCTTCGACCCGGTCTACGACGAGCACGTCTTCGACCTGGCCTTCGTGGTCGGCGACCGCCCGCACCTGATCACCCTCGCGGCGACCACCCCGTCCCCGTTCGGCCCGCAGCGCCACGGCCGTCCCTTCGAGGCCCCCGACAAGGACGAGACCCCCGACAGCGAGGGCACCCCGACCACCCGTGTCGACCTGGAGGGCCTCGCCGACCGGATCGTGCCCTTCCCGGTCGAGGCCGGCCGCTACTCCAACCTGCGGGCGGCCAAGGACGGCCTCCTGTGGCTCAGGCACCCCGTGCGGGGCGTCCTCGGCTCCTCCCGGGCCACCCCGGACGACCCCGACCCCAAGACCGACCTCCAGCGCTACGACCTCGCCCAGCAGCGCCTGGAGCACCTCGCCACGGACGCCGACCACTTCGCCGTCAGCGGCGACGGCAAGCGGGTGCTGCTGTGGACCGACGGCCGGCTGAAGGTCGTACCGAGCGACCGGCGTGCCTCCGGCGACGACGACAGCGACACCAACGTCTCCGTCGACCTCGGCCGGGTCCGCCAGACCGTCGACCCCTCGGCCGAGTGGCGGCAGATGTACGAGGAGACCGGCCGCATCATGCGGGACCAGTTCTGGCGCCCCGACATGAGCGGCGTCGACTGGGCCGGGGTCCTCGACCGCTACCGCCCGGTCCTGGACCGTCTGGCCACCCACGACGACCTCGTCGACCTCCTGTGGGAGGTGCACGGCGAACTGGGCACCTCGCACGCCTACGTCACCCCGCGCGGCAACCACGGCCACGGACCCCGGCAGGGGCTCCTCGGCGCCGACATCTCCCGTCACGAGGACGGCCCGCAGGGATCGCCGGTGTGGCGCATCGACCGCATCCTGCCGACCGAGACCTCTGACCCCCACGCCCGCTCCCCGCTGGCCGCGCCCGGCGTGGCGGTCCGCGCCGGGGACGCGATCGTCGCCGTCGGCGGCCACCCGGTCGACCCGGTCACCGGCCCCGGCCCCCTCCTCGTCGGCACGGCCGACAAGCCGATCGAGCTGACCGTCTCCCCGTCCGGCGGCGGCGAGCTGCGCCACGCCGTCGTCGTGCCGATCTCCGACGAGGAGCCCCTGCGCTACCACGCCTGGGTCGCCGACCGCCGCGCCTACGTCCACGAGAAGTCGGGCGGACGGCTGGGATACCTCCACGTCCCCGATATGCAGGCCCCCGGCTGGGCCCAGATCCACCGCGACCTGCGCGTCGAGGTGGCCCGCGAGGGCCTGGTGGTCGACGTCCGCGAGAACCGCGGCGGCCACACCTCCCAGCTGGTCGTCGAGAAGCTGGCCCGCCGCATCGTCGGCTGGGCGGTGCCGCGGGGGATGCGGCCGTACAGCTACCCCTGGGACGCGCCCCGCGGTCCCGTCGTCGCCGTGGCCAACGAGTTCTCCGGCTCGGACGGCGACATCGTGAACGCGGCGATCAAGGCGCTGGGCATCGGCCCGGTGGTGGGCACGCGCACCTGGGGCGGGGTCATCGGCATCGACAGCCGCTACCGCCTGGTCGACGGCACGCTGATCACCCAGCCGAAGTACGCGTTCTGGCTGGAGGGCTACGAGTGGGGCGTCGAGAACCACGGCGTGGACCCGGACGTGGAGGTCGTGCAGCGGCCGCAGGACTACGCGGCGGGCAGGGACGCCCAGCTGGACGAGGCGGTGCGGATCGCGCTTGAGGCTCTGGAGGCCAGTCCGGCGAAGACTCCGCCGACGTCGCCTCGTTAA
- a CDS encoding VOC family protein: MELAQVRLLVTDFTACYRFYADVLGLKPQSGATSGPYEKFSPATGSAGIALQDRSMMAEVLDELGDTATGHRSLVVLRVDDLDTYCEQITTRGATLLHGPAPMTNRMRVAHLKDPEGNLVELQEWLLLRG, translated from the coding sequence GTGGAACTCGCCCAAGTACGCCTGCTCGTCACCGACTTCACCGCCTGCTACCGCTTCTACGCCGATGTCCTCGGCCTCAAGCCCCAGTCGGGGGCGACGAGCGGGCCGTACGAGAAGTTCAGCCCCGCCACCGGCTCGGCGGGCATCGCGCTCCAGGACCGCTCGATGATGGCCGAGGTCCTGGACGAACTGGGCGACACCGCCACCGGCCACCGCTCCCTGGTGGTGCTCCGCGTCGACGACCTGGACACCTACTGCGAGCAGATCACCACCCGGGGCGCCACGCTCCTGCACGGCCCGGCCCCCATGACGAACCGCATGCGCGTGGCCCACCTCAAGGACCCCGAGGGCAACCTGGTGGAGCTTCAGGAGTGGCTGCTGCTGCGGGGGTGA
- a CDS encoding 16S rRNA (uracil(1498)-N(3))-methyltransferase: protein MTAPVFVVEHFDADGGGRYVLDGPEGRHAVSVKRLQPGEEVVLTDGAGRYAVCDVIAAEGKDRLVVHLTSVSEEPEPAPRITVVQALPKGDRGELAVETMTEVGVDAVVPWQAARCITQWRGERGLKALGKWRATAREAGKQSRRVRFPEVADAASTKQVAALLAKADFAAVLHSDFERGSEPLATAELPAEGEIVLVVGPEGGVAKDELALFEEAGARAYVLGPTVLRTSTAGTAATALLLGRTGRWS from the coding sequence ATGACCGCCCCGGTGTTCGTGGTCGAGCACTTCGACGCGGACGGCGGCGGACGCTACGTCCTCGACGGCCCCGAAGGCCGCCACGCGGTCTCCGTGAAGCGGCTCCAGCCCGGCGAGGAGGTCGTCCTCACCGACGGCGCCGGACGCTACGCCGTGTGCGACGTGATCGCCGCCGAGGGCAAGGACCGGCTGGTCGTCCATCTGACCTCGGTCTCCGAGGAACCGGAGCCCGCTCCCCGGATCACCGTCGTCCAGGCCCTGCCCAAGGGCGACCGCGGTGAACTCGCCGTCGAGACCATGACCGAGGTCGGCGTCGACGCCGTCGTGCCCTGGCAGGCGGCCCGCTGCATCACCCAGTGGAGGGGCGAGCGGGGTCTGAAGGCGCTCGGCAAGTGGCGGGCCACCGCCCGCGAGGCCGGCAAGCAGTCCCGCCGGGTGCGCTTCCCGGAGGTCGCGGACGCGGCGAGCACCAAGCAGGTTGCCGCACTTCTCGCCAAAGCCGACTTCGCCGCCGTCCTCCACTCCGACTTCGAACGCGGCAGCGAGCCGCTGGCCACCGCCGAACTCCCCGCCGAGGGTGAGATCGTGCTGGTCGTCGGCCCCGAAGGAGGCGTCGCCAAGGACGAGTTGGCGCTCTTCGAGGAGGCGGGTGCGCGAGCCTACGTCCTCGGGCCCACCGTCCTGCGCACGTCGACCGCCGGTACCGCGGCGACCGCCCTGCTCCTCGGCCGCACCGGCCGCTGGTCCTGA